AATGTCACTTAAACGGATGATGTAAGTATTGGCCATCTTTTTCCTTAATTTTATTAGAATCCTTTCTAAAAGGATAACACTTTTACTAAGGAATGAAATAATTTGTATTTTTGGGAAATTTCTTCAGAAAATTTTATTTTTGGCATGAAGGACAAAAGGTTGTTCCCCTGTTAGCAATGGTAGTGTAAGAAAGTGCTCTTTGGCAGTTAGGGCAGGGTTTTCCGCGTTTCCCGTAAACGAGATGCCTCTCTTGAAAGCGGCCGGAGTTTCCTTCTCCGTCAACGTAGTTTCTTACTGATGATCCTCCCAGAGAGGTAGCTTCTTTAAGTATATTTTTGATCGTACTCAAAAGCCTTTTTGCTTCTTCAGGGTTTAAGGTGTTTGCAGGTCTGTCAGGACGTATTTTTGCCCTAAAAAGGGCTTCATCTACATAGATATTGCCAAGACCTGCAATTTTTTCTTGGTCAAGTAAAAGGGCTTTTATTTTGCGGGAGCTTTTTTGGAGAATTTTGAGAAAATCGTCGTTTTTTATGTCAAAAGGCTCAGGGCCTAAACGCAGCAAAGATTTGTGCTCGGTTAGGGCTTCCTTACGCAAAAGTTCAAGCCGACCAAATTGCCTCAAGTCTGCATAGCAAAGGGTGCCCTTAGTAAGGGAAAAAATAATATGGGTATGCTGTGGGGGCCTTTGGCTATCTTCAAGATAGACAAGCTGACCTGTTAACCGAAAGTGAACCAGCAGGGCCAGGTCATTAGAAAGTTCTATGATCAAAAATTTACCCTTGCGGAGCAGATTTTTTATCTCTTGGCCTTTTATAAGTTCGATAAACTTGCCTGGCTGAGGGGAAACGAGTTTGGGAAGTCCAATGCGGACGTCAATAATCTTTTTTCCGGTGATTTTGGAAGCAAGGGTGTTTTTAATAGTCTCCACTTCGGGGAGTTCTGGCATAGATCTCTTCTGCTATTTTTTGACGATAAATTTCAAGCACTGATATAGAAAGGGCAACGAAAATCGGCCCAAGAAAAACGCCTAAAAATCCAAAAAATTTAATTCCTCCGAGAATACTGAAGAAAATAAAGAGATTATGAATTTCCACCCGACCACCAATAAAATAAGGCCTGATGAGGTTGTCTACCTGGCTAATAACAAGCGAGCCGTAACCGAAAAGAATCATAGCTTTTACAAAATGTCCTTG
Above is a genomic segment from Thermodesulfatator atlanticus DSM 21156 containing:
- the mutM gene encoding bifunctional DNA-formamidopyrimidine glycosylase/DNA-(apurinic or apyrimidinic site) lyase, translated to MPELPEVETIKNTLASKITGKKIIDVRIGLPKLVSPQPGKFIELIKGQEIKNLLRKGKFLIIELSNDLALLVHFRLTGQLVYLEDSQRPPQHTHIIFSLTKGTLCYADLRQFGRLELLRKEALTEHKSLLRLGPEPFDIKNDDFLKILQKSSRKIKALLLDQEKIAGLGNIYVDEALFRAKIRPDRPANTLNPEEAKRLLSTIKNILKEATSLGGSSVRNYVDGEGNSGRFQERHLVYGKRGKPCPNCQRALSYTTIANRGTTFCPSCQK